One Methylocystis iwaonis genomic window, TCGGCTTCTTCAGCCAGAGAGAAACGCGCTGCTGCGTCGCGCCGATCTTCGTCGCCAATGCGGCCTGCGATCCGCAAATCTGGATGGCTTTCGCCAGTGCAGATGAGGTTTCCATGGGGTGACTAATACAAGCCGGCTTGTCGCTTGTCAACAAGTACTCTTGTCGAGACGTTTAACAAACAACCTTGTAAATCCGACAGACATGAAAACCATGGGCGATCGCCTCAGATTTCGCAGAAAGCAGCTTGGCATTAGTCAAGCTGAGGTAGCGAGGCGTGTTGCCGGCATTAGAAAAACGTCCTTTTCTCAACAGGCGTATGCCCAATTGGAAAAAGGGGATTCTCGCAGGAGCAGCGAGCTTCCTGCGATCTGTGAAGTTCTAGGCGTGAGTCTGAAATGGATAAGAGACAATGAAGGCTCCCCGCCATTACCGCCGGGGGCGCCGGTTGCAAAGAGCCTCGTCACAAGTTTTGATCCAGATGCGCTGGAGCAAGAGACCCCGCCGCGGGACACTAGGGCGGCAGGAGCTATTCCCGAATTTGATCTTCGCGGGGGTGCTTCCTACGGCGGAGGCTACGTGGTTCGCCGCATAGATGGGGACGAGGCCGTAAAGGCGGAATGGTTTTTCCCCGAATCTTGGCTGCGCGGCGAAATGCGGCTCAGCCGACAATCCACCGACATAATCGCCGTTGACGGTCCGTCGATGTTGCCTGATCTCGCGCCAGGCGATCGGGTCCTTATCGATCGGTCGAACCGTGATCCCAAGCAGGACGCAATTTTTGCGATCCGCGACGGGGACTCTGTCATTATCAAGCATGTCCAGCTTATCCGGGACACGGAGCCTCCGAGGATTATTTGTACATCCTCCAATCCGACCTACAAACCCTTCGAGTTGATCCTTGATGGAGAAGACGTGGCTATCATTGGCCGTGTCGCGGGTCGCATCTCAAAGATGTGAGTGTATTTTGCGCTTTTCGGACTGGGTTAAACTGGGCGATAACTTGAGCGAAGTCGATCTAATGGGCTGGCAGGGACAACATAATCGAGACGAAGCGGAAGACGCTGAATGGCGCAAGCTACCACTGCGCAAGCGGTATGATTGGCCGAGCATCGCTCTGTTTGTGATCTTCCTGGGCGCATTCCTCTATGCGCTTTGGAAGCGGTAGCCACTGACCGAGGTGGAGAGATGGCGGCGCTGCGGATTAAGCGACGAGGCTGGAAAGGCTTCGAAGCGCTTGGAGGAACGTAGTATGGATTGGGCTCAATTACTTTCGGAAGCACGTTTTAAAGCGCCTCGGCAAGCGGAAGGGCAACGCTCACCTTTCCAGCGGGACGCTGACCGGATTATCTTCTCTGCCGCATTTAGACGGCTGCAAGACAAAACCCAAGTTCACCCGTTCCCCGATTCTGATTATGTGCGCCGTCGCTTGACTCACTCTTTAGAAGTTTCGTCCGTGGGCCGGTCACTCGGTACCCATCTTGGCTATTTCTTACTGAGAAGCGATAGAACGCTTAGTCCGACGCTGCCCTTCGACCTAGGCCAGATAGTAGCCAATGCGTGTTTGGCGCACGATATCGGTAACCCCCCGTTCGGCCACGCTGGAGAGAAGGCAATTGGATCATGGTTCAAAGACGAGCTTCCTAGCGGCCTTAAGAAGGATCTTTCGGAGCAGCAGAGAAACGATCTCGAAAAGTTCGAGGGTAATGCTCAGGGTTTTCGGCTGCTAACGCGTCTACAGGATTTCCGCGACGAAGGCGGCATTCGGCTGACTTATGCCACCTTAGCCACTTTTACAAAGTACCCAACAACCTCTATTGAGACCGAGACAAACGGATATATCGGAGCAAAGAAACACGGTTTCTTCTCAGATGATGTTCCCTACTTCGCAGACATCGCCGACACAGTCGGGTTGCCTATGTATGCCCGTGGCTGGAGGCGACATCCGCTCGTTTTCTTAATGGAAGCGGCCGATGATATCTGTTACCGGGTCATTGATGTCGAGGACGCATTTAAACTCGGCAGGCTGTCCTTTAGGGAAGCGGAAGAGTTACTCGGAGCCATAGTCCCCTCCTATGCTAGGAGTGATCAATGGGGCGAAGACGATACAATTAGCTGGCTACGTGCTAAGGCAATCGGGGCTCTCATTGAGCAGGTAAGAGAAAGCGTTGAGTCAAATCTTCCGGCCCTCATGAGCGGAGATTTTTCCGAGCCTCTGATCGACTGCATCTCCGCGGCTTCCGCGGTCGAGACGGCATACGCTGCCGTTAAAAAACATGTTTTTGGGTGGGACAGAATCGTTTCGGCCGAGATAGCTGGAGCCCAGATGATTACCGACGTTCTTCAAAAGTTGGTCTTTGCCATAGAAGCTCCGGGATCCTACCGGAATGCTATGCTTTTAAAAATTGTGCCTCATTACGACGATGCCGCGCCGACCTATACCAAAATTCTGGCTGTCACCGATTTTCTTGCAGGCATGACAGACACTTATTTGCGAAGGATACATGGGCGGGTGACAGGTCATGCGATTTTATGACTCTGAAATTGGCGGAGCCGGTGCAGGCCAGCTATGGCCTAGGCCGCTTCCTTTTGTAGGATATGTTCCCCGATCTCTTCGATCGTATTTAGCGGGCGAAGACTAAGTTCCTCCTGGTCTGCTTGCTTTTCGAGGGCATGCAGAACTTCTTCCATGCGTTCGGCCTGGCTCCTAGTGAGCTGCGGATCGTTTCGCTTTGGATGTTGCACAATCATTTCGTGCTCGCGCTTCACCAGGGCTTCCCGCTCGCTGTCTCGATCAACCTTTAGCTCCCAAAGCCGTGTCTTGATTCGTCCGATAGACGCGGTGAAGTTGCCCGTCGCCAGGGTGCCGAAATTGGCAACAAGACGAGACCCCGCGAAGTCAATTATGACAGCGTGCGCATCACGCCGTCGCCGGCGGCTTTCCTGAATCTCTTCACTAAAAAAGCGCTCAAGTCCCGGACGCTTTTCCTTGACGTACTCCAATACGAGCGCGGGAAGTCGGTCGGCGGTCTCCCGGATGGCGGCTGCCTCCTGAGCGAATTCCTGCTCCAGTAGTTGAACGGTAGAGTTGCTATCGTACAAGGAGGACATGGAGGCCATCCAAGAAGCACCGATCTGCTGCAGCGATTGTCCTTCAGCTTCCCTGACGTCCCCCAGTATGACGCCAGAAAAGAGCGGCTTAAAGTCTGTCATCGCAGCAGTCGACCTTTGTAGCAGATCACTTTCGATAGCGTTCAACGCTGCCTCAGCTGCCAGAATTACCATGACCGAAAGGTCTGAGAATATGCAGCGCAAGCGGTCAAGTTGATTTGCCCGCTCAAGGTGGATACTGTCCGCTCCTGCGACAGCAACTCCTATAACGAATTGCTCTGGTGATCCAAGAATGGGTCGAAAGAGCACAGGACACCATATAGCCCTTTGGAGGCCTTCGGCGCTCGGGAACTGGTTTGCGTTCAGCGAGATCATGTCACGCCAGCCTGGGCTCGTTTAGTGCGTTCCCGGCGGCGCGCGGGACGTGAGCAATCCTTTCCAGCAGGAATGCGACGAGCGCATTGAAAGCAGCTTCGTCGAGAAGTCCGTTCACCCGATTTTGTATCCCAACATCCGAGACGTCAATGCGCTGCAATCGGGTGACTAAGGCACTTGCTTCAACGGCGAGGCTCTTGCGCTGACGCTCCTCAAGAAAAGGCGTCAACCATTCCTTCAGCCGATGCCGGAAGTTACCTGCGGGGACGAGATCGGCGGGGACCCAGGCTGGCCCTGTGAAACATCGCCCATGATCAATGATCCAAACATTCGGTCCTGAGCCGAAGAGAATATTGCCGACGTGCCGATCAACGTTCGCAGCCCAAGCGTCGAACCCGTAGAGGTCTCCTAGCCAAGCCTGCTGCATCAGGACGTCAACAATTGGCTTGAGGAGAGCCCATTTTTCCCGGTCCGAAGGCGCTACAATGAGTTGCGCGACAGATGGCGAGGCAACATCAACACTCGCGAACATGAGCCCTGTGCCGTCGGGAAGACGTGACCGAGAAGCGTAACTACTGTGCGGTGCCGTGATCCCGATGAAAGCTGAGGGGACAGGCAACCCAATCATTGCGGCAAGGCCGGCGGCCAAGACTTCGTTTGCAAGCTCCCTCGGAGGAAGGTCCTTTAATATTGCAGTCTTGAACGCTCCGCCCTCGGTTAAAATCTGACCACGGTACGTATCGCTCAAATTGGCAATGCCCGAGTCTTTAAAGCTCGTGGCGCCTGCCATGACGCGGGCCAGTCCGACAACGCCCGCAGTGACCTGTAGTTCGGCCACCGCTTCGGAACTGTCGTTCATTCGGTCTCCCTCCCTAAAGGCCATGGCTTCGCGATTATTTTTACACATTCAAATTTCGGCATACCTACCGTACCGCTACTTGAGCATACCTTACTAGGTCAAGCCGACCGCTGCTAAGGAGCATATGGTAAGCTTTTGCTGGAACCCAGGAATGTGCGACGAGGGCCAAAAAGCACCAGCCGAAGCCGATTTCGCTGTCTGGCGGTCGTTAGCCTCCATGCATAGGTGGTCTGGGTTCTTAGGGCCGCGGGGCAGGCTTGGAACTTCCTAGTCGGGCGACCGAGTCGTGTGAAACATTTAGCGACAACAAGTGCGCTTGTTGATGCTTGTTGACGATATACAAGTATACTTGTATTATCTCCATCGCCGCGCATCTCAATGCGGCGATGGAGACCCAAGATGCAAATTCTCTCCGACAATCAGCTCGTGACGCTTCTTGTCGCTTCACCCTGCCTCCTCCTCACCGCCGGCTTCGCCGCGGGGCAGTGGCTATTCCGCGATCTGCTCACTCACGCCGAATAGGGCGGCACTCGTCGTCCGAGTGCACCAAGCCCTTTTCGGTCGCTCATCCAAAAAAGCGCGAAAGCGAAAGATCATTTCCCAAATCGGAATTTGCAATGACCACAACGCTTCCCCTTTCGAGCATCACGCGCATTTCACCGCTCAATCCACGACGCGGAATAGACGATGTCGCACAGCTCGCCGCGACATTCGCCGTGATCGGCCTCAAGCAGGATTTGATCGTCTGGCCGACGCCGGGGCAGCCCGGCGAATATGAAGTGCTCGACGGCGGCCGCCGTTGGCGGGCGCTGACGCAGCTCGCCGCCGAGGGCGGCCCGGCGCCGCGTAACCTGCGCGATTTCGACGCCATTCCGGTCGAGATACATGAGGGCGACGAAGTCTCGGCGCGCCTTGTCGCGCTCGCCGTTTCCACAACCTCGCGCCCCCTGCATCCCGTCGACGACTATGAGGCCTTCTCCGAGCTTGTCGACGCGGGCATGCGCCTCGCCGATGTGGCGAAGGTTTTTCACGTAACCGAGAAGATCGTCCGCCAGCGCCTGGCGCTCGCATCGCTCGCACCGCGCGTGCGGGAAATGTGGCGCAAGGGCGTGATGTCGCGCGAGGCGGCGGAGGCCTATACGATCGCGCCGTTGGAGGCGCAGGAGGCGCTACTCGACGATTGGGCCGCGCGTGCGCCCCACAAGCTCGATGACGCCATCGCCATCCGCGCCGCGCTGCGCGGCGATGCGATGGTCGCAAGCGAGCCGGTCGCGAAATTCCTCACCGCCGACGCCGAGCGGCTGGAGGCCTATCTCGCCGGCGGCGGTCGCGTGCTCGACGATCTCTTCGCCGAGCGTCCCGGCCTGCGCGATCCGCGCATCGCTATTCGCGTCGCGAATGATTTGCTGCGCAAAGAGGCGGAGCGCGTCGCGGCGGCCGAGGGCTGGGGATTTGGCCTCGCGAAGGGCGACCGCGCCACCTTCGGCGGCATGGCCGATCCGCCGTTCAACGACGACGAAGACGAGCGGCTGAACAAAATCGACGATGCGCTCGAAATTGAAGGGGCGGATTATGTCGCGCTTAACGAAGAGCGCGAGAGCATTTTCGCGGCCGCGACGTTGCGCGCTTTCTCTCCGGAAGAGCGCTCGTGCGCCGGCGTCGAGGCGTGGCTGAATAGTGAGGGACTGATCTGCTTTTCTCGCGGCGTC contains:
- the dgt gene encoding dGTP triphosphohydrolase encodes the protein MDWAQLLSEARFKAPRQAEGQRSPFQRDADRIIFSAAFRRLQDKTQVHPFPDSDYVRRRLTHSLEVSSVGRSLGTHLGYFLLRSDRTLSPTLPFDLGQIVANACLAHDIGNPPFGHAGEKAIGSWFKDELPSGLKKDLSEQQRNDLEKFEGNAQGFRLLTRLQDFRDEGGIRLTYATLATFTKYPTTSIETETNGYIGAKKHGFFSDDVPYFADIADTVGLPMYARGWRRHPLVFLMEAADDICYRVIDVEDAFKLGRLSFREAEELLGAIVPSYARSDQWGEDDTISWLRAKAIGALIEQVRESVESNLPALMSGDFSEPLIDCISAASAVETAYAAVKKHVFGWDRIVSAEIAGAQMITDVLQKLVFAIEAPGSYRNAMLLKIVPHYDDAAPTYTKILAVTDFLAGMTDTYLRRIHGRVTGHAIL
- a CDS encoding XRE family transcriptional regulator, with the translated sequence MKTMGDRLRFRRKQLGISQAEVARRVAGIRKTSFSQQAYAQLEKGDSRRSSELPAICEVLGVSLKWIRDNEGSPPLPPGAPVAKSLVTSFDPDALEQETPPRDTRAAGAIPEFDLRGGASYGGGYVVRRIDGDEAVKAEWFFPESWLRGEMRLSRQSTDIIAVDGPSMLPDLAPGDRVLIDRSNRDPKQDAIFAIRDGDSVIIKHVQLIRDTEPPRIICTSSNPTYKPFELILDGEDVAIIGRVAGRISKM
- a CDS encoding HipA family kinase, translated to MNDSSEAVAELQVTAGVVGLARVMAGATSFKDSGIANLSDTYRGQILTEGGAFKTAILKDLPPRELANEVLAAGLAAMIGLPVPSAFIGITAPHSSYASRSRLPDGTGLMFASVDVASPSVAQLIVAPSDREKWALLKPIVDVLMQQAWLGDLYGFDAWAANVDRHVGNILFGSGPNVWIIDHGRCFTGPAWVPADLVPAGNFRHRLKEWLTPFLEERQRKSLAVEASALVTRLQRIDVSDVGIQNRVNGLLDEAAFNALVAFLLERIAHVPRAAGNALNEPRLA
- a CDS encoding transcriptional regulator encodes the protein MTSDKPACISHPMETSSALAKAIQICGSQAALATKIGATQQRVSLWLKKPKCGVPAEYVLPIERATRSAVTRFELRPDLYPVDDIAPPVPACFAQETFR